One segment of Acidianus sp. HS-5 DNA contains the following:
- a CDS encoding DUF72 domain-containing protein — protein MEIYVGTSGWMYDWNPKKNLKWYVENSGFNAVELNASFYRFPTKKQVESWKKFNIRWAVKVNRIITHIKRLKDIEIWKKFEEIFHDLNPDFYLFQLPPNFKYSEENLRRVKEFEKEVGRKMAVEFRDQSWFNRELNLEATIVSIDSPIGVYIINNSKTVYLRMHGRDNWYFYDYSEEELIEDAKKAISLNPEKVYVFFNNDLWMLDNGRKMLKILHELSI, from the coding sequence ATGGAAATATATGTTGGAACCTCAGGCTGGATGTACGACTGGAATCCTAAGAAGAACTTAAAGTGGTACGTTGAAAACTCTGGATTTAATGCAGTTGAACTCAATGCCAGCTTTTATCGCTTTCCTACAAAGAAACAAGTAGAATCCTGGAAGAAATTCAACATAAGGTGGGCAGTCAAGGTTAATAGGATAATAACTCACATAAAGAGACTAAAGGATATTGAAATATGGAAGAAATTTGAAGAAATCTTTCATGATTTAAACCCTGATTTTTACCTCTTTCAACTTCCTCCTAATTTTAAGTACTCTGAGGAAAACTTAAGGAGAGTTAAGGAATTTGAGAAAGAAGTAGGTAGAAAGATGGCTGTAGAATTCAGAGATCAAAGCTGGTTTAACAGAGAGCTAAACCTAGAGGCGACAATTGTCTCCATTGATTCTCCAATAGGAGTTTACATAATAAATAACTCCAAAACTGTTTATTTGAGAATGCATGGCAGAGATAATTGGTACTTTTATGACTATAGTGAAGAGGAACTAATTGAAGATGCTAAGAAGGCAATTTCTCTTAATCCAGAAAAGGTATACGTCTTTTTTAATAACGACCTTTGGATGTTAGATAACGGAAGGAAGATGCTAAAAATTCTCCATGAACTATCTATATAA